A window of the Penaeus monodon isolate SGIC_2016 chromosome 11, NSTDA_Pmon_1, whole genome shotgun sequence genome harbors these coding sequences:
- the LOC119578700 gene encoding integrin beta-like protein 1, producing the protein MKGVFLLFLLISGAVAASLDVLENEVRDFDSGSGSGSGSDSGSGSGSDSGSGSGSGSNSGSGSGSGSGSGSGSGSGSGSGSGSGSGSGSGSGSGSGSGSGSGSGSGSGSGSGSGSGSGSGSGSGSGSGSGSGSPSPPDDPTTESSTPPPPPDDPTTESSTPPPPPDDPTTPPSPYPEPTTPSGSCDKPDPETCADHKMNPVPFCCQDENNICQNQYFGTCKLSWQDKCKCDAILSDVCSGEGCSCCVDCSRDTSNQCTYGGGFCRKNCGKFAYPNGEPCSNNEHCRCCKKCDESICRERYPTSCTLSDESFCSNGHYYVQEPNEPCGCCVPCSANATCVSLGGYAERSEFQCRVGYVGVESQDVCKCCVPETPSECNRNASGLVFADTDYCWEGNCFVHFEQRNYSKTSSGKDCNCCYAGLCRRCSPEAGCIEGGGCCTTKGTCPCADYVNTDECESNDDVPCRCCKHKCHQNTRNDIFRLSKFY; encoded by the exons ATGAAGGGGGTCTTCCTGTTATTCCTCCTAATTAGCGGAGCAGTTGCTGCATCCCTAGATGTGCTGGaaaatgag GTTCGAGATTTTGATTCTGGTTCTGGCTCCGGCTCTGGATCAGACTCTGGCTCCGGTTCTGGATCAGACTCTGGCTCCGGTTCTGGTTCTGGCTCCAattctggctctggctctggttCTGGCTccggctctggctctggctccgGCTCCGGCTCTGGTTCTGGTTCTGGCTccggctctggctctggctccgGCTCTGGTTCTGGCTCCGGCTCTGGTTCTGgttctggctctggctctggttCCGGCTCCGGCTCTGGTTCTGGCTCCGGCTCTGGCTCCGGCTCCGGCTCTGGTTCTGGCTCCGGCTCTGGCTCCggctctccttcgcctcctgaCGACCCTACCACCGAGTCTtctacccctcctccacccccagaCGACCCTACCACCGAGTCTtctacccctcctccacccccagaCGACCCTACGACCCCTCCTTCCCCATATCCCGAGCCGACCACCCCATCTGGCTCCTGTGATAAGCCCGATCCCGAGACTTGCGCCGATCACAAAATGAATCCTGTTCCCTTCTGTTGCCAGGATGAAAA CAATATTTGCCAAAATCAATACTTTGGCACATGCAAGCTCTCGTGGCAAGACAAGTGTAAATGTGACGCCATCCTGAGCGATGTCTGCAGTGGAGAAGGCTGTAGCTGTTGCGTAG ACTGCAGTCGTGACACGAGTAACCAGTGCACATACGGCGGTGGTTTCTGTAGGAAAAATTGTGGAAAGTTCGCCTATCCTAATGGTGAACCGTGCAGCAACAATGAACACTGCAG GTGCTGCAAAAAGTGTGACGAAAGTATATGCCGAGAACGATACCCTACGTCGTGCACCCTCAGCGACGAATCCTTCTGTTCGAACGGACACTATTACGTGCAGGAGCCTAATGAGCCCTGCGGCTGCTGCGTTCCCTGTTCTGCCAATGCCACGTGTGTGTCACTGGGTGGATATGCTGAGCGAAGTGAATTCCAGTGCCGGGTCGGTTATGTTGGGGTCGAATCGCAAGATGTGTGTAAATGCTGTGTTCCGG AAACACCAAGTGAATGCAATAGGAATGCTTCAGGACTGGTGTTTGCTGACACCGATTACTGCTGGGAAGGAAACTGTTTCGTGCATTTTGAGCAAAGGAATTACAGCAAAACCTCCAGCGGGAAGGATTGCAACTGCTGTTATGCAG GACTTTGTCGGCGCTGCTCCCCTGAAGCAGGATGCATCGAAGGAGGCGGCTGCTGCACCACGAAGGGAACATGCCCTTGCGCGGACTACGTTAACACAGACGAGTGTGAAAGCAACGATGATGTGCCTTGCCGTTGTTGCAAACACA AGTGTCACCAGAATACAAGGAATGATATTTTCCGCTTGtcaaaattctattaa
- the LOC119578701 gene encoding uncharacterized protein LOC119578701, with product MKFGFMAGKSITEAIFSLRQLIETQREDEIRREAPWKMMFTDDTLICASRKLDESPRVSWEKTEYLCAEGGTVEPRYMLGEVLPRAQEFKYMRLNSTGRRWSRKSDKKDVNDWSS from the exons ATGAAGTTTGGTTTCATGGCTGGCAAAAGTATCACAGAGGCAATATTCTCCTTGAGACAATtgatagagacacagagagaag ATGAGATTAGAAGAGAAGCACCCTGGAAGATGATGTTCACGGATGATACGTTGATCTGCGCATCTAGAAAATTGGACGAAAGCCCTCGGGTGAGCTGGGAAAAGACTGAATATCTTTGTGCAGAAGGAGGGACTGTGGAACCAAGATATATGCTGGGAGAGGTGCTGCCACGAGCCCAGGAGTTCAAATACATGAGGCTCAACAGTACAGGAAGACGGTGGAGCAGAAAGAGTGACAAAAAGGATGTCAATGACTGGAGCAGTTAA